The proteins below come from a single Burkholderia contaminans genomic window:
- a CDS encoding tetratricopeptide repeat protein, with product MSARREAASMASAVPGAAAMPLHAVLADALRQARARLEQRDFAGAGRLYEGVLTMAPDHVEALHLLGLVHLELGNPARAEPLIARSMKFGLSQPWNLANHAAALTGVGRHRDALALADRALGADPDHAPSHAARGDALLALGQYDAALAAYDRALVREPARVTAWRKRGETLRRLERPADALISVERALRLDPGDAAANIERGHALRALGHREQALHSYQLAMVVRGKAPELVYACGVVMTELGRPADALACLDEGLARHPKDEQLLYASCVALDLLHARDELLKRCDRLLALNRGNVAAWVGRGNALLGLERHADAADAYAQALARNPDDIDARRNRAAALRALGRFDDALADYDAALALTGPHAELHYNRALALQQLGRYDEALASHAAAAAAPAETAQALFTRAVARQHLGNDDAALADYADACRREPNHGAARRSEAFCRLLTGDFDAGWRLHEARWDAADVMLHRRHADRPLWTGDEPLAGRTLLLHAEQGYGDTLQFCRYANLAHDAGATVIVEAPAALGELLGTLRGVSRVVTEGQPMPAFDLQCPLMSLPYAFRTTLDTVPADVPYLRADARRRDAWAQRLDAMSPPGRLRIGLVWSGNPRHANDENRSIPFAALLPLVAAHDATFVSLQPQIRARDADAFAASGVLSFADTLTDFSETAALVGTLDLVISVDTSVAHLAGALGRPVWLLLPRVPDWRWLLGRDDCPWYPSARLFRQARPGDWPAVIGRVADALGTVRRAPPVAA from the coding sequence ATGAGTGCGCGCCGCGAGGCCGCGTCGATGGCGAGCGCCGTACCGGGCGCCGCGGCCATGCCGCTGCATGCGGTGCTCGCCGATGCGTTGCGCCAGGCGCGCGCGCGTCTCGAACAGCGCGACTTCGCGGGGGCCGGGCGACTCTACGAAGGCGTGCTGACGATGGCGCCCGATCATGTCGAGGCGCTGCACCTGCTGGGCCTCGTGCACCTGGAGCTCGGCAATCCCGCGCGGGCCGAGCCGCTGATCGCGCGGTCGATGAAGTTCGGATTGAGCCAGCCGTGGAATCTGGCGAACCACGCGGCGGCGCTGACCGGTGTCGGCCGCCATCGCGACGCGCTCGCGCTGGCCGATCGCGCACTCGGGGCCGACCCGGACCATGCGCCGTCGCATGCGGCGCGCGGCGATGCGCTGCTCGCGCTCGGGCAATACGACGCGGCGCTCGCCGCCTACGATCGGGCGCTCGTGCGGGAACCGGCACGCGTAACGGCGTGGCGCAAGCGCGGTGAAACGTTGCGCCGGCTCGAGCGGCCCGCCGATGCGCTGATCAGCGTCGAGCGCGCGTTGCGGCTCGACCCGGGCGATGCGGCCGCGAACATCGAACGTGGGCATGCGTTGCGTGCACTCGGTCATCGCGAGCAGGCGTTGCACAGCTATCAGCTCGCGATGGTCGTGCGTGGCAAGGCGCCCGAGCTCGTCTACGCATGCGGCGTCGTGATGACCGAACTCGGCCGCCCGGCCGACGCGCTCGCGTGTCTCGACGAGGGCCTCGCACGACACCCGAAAGACGAACAGTTGCTGTACGCGAGTTGTGTTGCGCTGGATCTGCTGCACGCGCGCGACGAATTGCTGAAGCGCTGCGACCGGCTCCTTGCGCTGAATCGCGGTAACGTCGCGGCGTGGGTGGGGCGCGGCAATGCTCTGCTCGGGCTCGAACGTCACGCGGACGCTGCGGACGCCTACGCGCAAGCGCTGGCGCGCAATCCCGACGATATCGACGCGCGCCGCAACCGCGCGGCTGCACTGCGTGCGCTCGGCCGGTTCGACGACGCGCTCGCCGATTACGACGCGGCGCTGGCGCTGACGGGCCCGCATGCGGAGCTGCATTACAACCGCGCGCTCGCGCTGCAGCAGCTCGGCCGCTACGACGAGGCGCTCGCGAGCCATGCGGCAGCGGCGGCCGCGCCGGCGGAGACCGCGCAGGCATTGTTCACGCGTGCGGTCGCGCGCCAGCACCTCGGGAACGACGATGCGGCGCTGGCGGATTATGCCGATGCATGCCGGCGCGAGCCGAACCACGGCGCCGCGCGCCGTTCGGAGGCGTTCTGCCGGCTGCTGACGGGCGATTTCGACGCGGGCTGGCGGCTGCACGAGGCGCGCTGGGATGCGGCCGACGTGATGCTGCACCGGCGTCATGCGGACCGGCCGCTGTGGACCGGCGACGAGCCGCTCGCCGGCCGCACGCTGCTGCTGCATGCGGAGCAGGGATACGGCGACACGCTGCAGTTCTGCCGTTACGCGAACCTCGCGCACGACGCCGGCGCGACCGTGATCGTCGAGGCGCCGGCCGCGCTGGGCGAATTGCTCGGCACGCTGCGCGGCGTGAGCCGGGTCGTCACCGAAGGGCAGCCCATGCCGGCGTTCGACCTGCAGTGTCCGCTGATGAGCCTGCCGTATGCATTCCGCACGACGCTCGATACGGTGCCGGCCGACGTGCCGTACCTGCGGGCCGATGCGCGACGGCGCGACGCGTGGGCACAACGTCTCGACGCGATGTCGCCGCCCGGCCGGTTGCGAATCGGGCTCGTCTGGTCGGGCAACCCGCGCCACGCGAACGACGAAAACCGTTCGATACCGTTTGCCGCGCTCCTGCCGCTCGTTGCAGCGCACGACGCGACGTTCGTGAGCCTGCAACCGCAGATACGCGCACGCGACGCCGACGCGTTTGCCGCGAGCGGCGTGTTGTCGTTTGCGGACACGCTCACGGATTTCTCCGAAACGGCTGCGCTGGTCGGCACGCTGGATCTCGTGATCAGTGTCGACACGTCGGTTGCGCACCTGGCCGGCGCGCTCGGGCGACCCGTCTGGCTGCTGCTGCCGCGCGTACCGGACTGGCGCTGGTTGCTCGGGCGCGACGACTGTCCGTGGTATCCGTCCGCGCGGCTGTTCCGGCAAGCGCGGCCCGGCGACTGGCCGGCCGTGATCGGTCGGGTGGCCGACGCGCTCGGCACGGTGCGCCGTGCGCCCCCTGTGGCGGCGTGA
- a CDS encoding alpha-ketoglutarate-dependent dioxygenase AlkB family protein: MSTPDLFADTPAPDVDWYPDWLAPSDADRVLAALIGEVAWQQDTIRTPRGRIPLPRLTAWQGEPDAVYVYSGIRNVPAPWTPAVLDLKRAVEATSGARFNSVLLNRYRNGQDSLGWHADNEPELGDAPVIASVSLGAMRVFDLRHRQTGVTHAYRLGHGSLLVMRGRTQAEWQHRVPKAPGVQGERVNLTFRRVMPVGMGR; encoded by the coding sequence ATGTCGACACCCGATCTCTTCGCTGACACGCCCGCACCCGACGTGGACTGGTACCCGGACTGGCTGGCGCCGTCCGATGCCGATCGCGTGCTGGCCGCGTTGATCGGGGAAGTCGCGTGGCAGCAGGACACGATCCGCACGCCGCGCGGGCGCATACCGTTGCCGCGGCTGACCGCATGGCAGGGCGAGCCGGATGCCGTCTACGTGTATTCCGGGATCCGCAACGTGCCGGCGCCGTGGACGCCGGCCGTGCTCGACTTGAAGCGCGCGGTCGAGGCGACGTCCGGCGCGCGTTTCAACAGCGTGTTGCTCAATCGCTACCGCAACGGGCAGGACAGCCTCGGCTGGCATGCGGACAACGAACCCGAACTCGGCGATGCGCCGGTGATCGCATCGGTGAGCCTCGGCGCGATGCGCGTGTTCGACCTTCGCCATCGCCAGACCGGTGTCACGCATGCGTATCGCCTCGGGCATGGCAGCCTCCTCGTGATGCGGGGCCGCACGCAGGCCGAATGGCAGCATCGCGTGCCGAAGGCGCCGGGTGTGCAGGGCGAGCGCGTGAACCTGACGTTTCGGCGCGTGATGCCGGTCGGTATGGGCCGGTAA
- a CDS encoding PulJ/GspJ family protein, with translation MKRATDLRAAARARARGFTLIEMLVAIALLAVIALLSWRGLDATIRGRDDIASNLAQTRLLGRYFSQLQFDLMNLVTPDEVFGPPLRIRPGELVMVRHLGVGGGPTQMQVVRYQLKGRELVRSASQPLASLAEVDDALHHMDAFARVVVSNDARSMQLSVWIPPGGWTTSQADIEQSYAQFLAQHGISNFTSIGVPVPRGVRFSVTMGAPAVEYVRTIPIGQ, from the coding sequence ATGAAGCGCGCCACTGACCTGCGCGCGGCGGCGCGTGCCCGTGCCCGCGGCTTCACGCTGATCGAGATGCTGGTCGCGATCGCGCTGCTCGCCGTGATCGCGCTGCTGTCGTGGCGCGGCCTCGACGCGACGATCCGCGGCCGCGACGATATCGCGTCGAATCTGGCGCAAACGCGTCTGCTGGGCCGCTACTTCTCTCAACTTCAGTTCGACCTGATGAACCTCGTCACGCCCGACGAAGTGTTCGGACCGCCGCTGCGGATCCGTCCGGGCGAGCTCGTGATGGTGCGCCATCTCGGCGTCGGCGGCGGGCCGACGCAGATGCAGGTCGTGCGCTACCAGCTCAAGGGGCGCGAGCTCGTGCGCAGCGCGTCGCAGCCGCTCGCGTCGCTGGCCGAGGTGGACGACGCGCTGCATCACATGGATGCGTTCGCGCGTGTGGTGGTCAGCAACGATGCGCGCTCGATGCAGCTTTCCGTGTGGATTCCGCCCGGCGGATGGACGACGAGCCAGGCCGACATCGAACAGTCCTATGCGCAGTTTCTCGCGCAGCACGGCATCAGCAACTTCACGTCGATCGGCGTGCCGGTGCCGCGCGGAGTCCGCTTCTCGGTGACGATGGGCGCGCCGGCGGTCGAATACGTGCGGACGATTCCGATCGGCCAGTGA
- a CDS encoding tetratricopeptide repeat protein: MTPNGEGTTLASAPVAPDRRPPDTAQLERLLLRARKAHHEGALLHAEHAYTELLTLDPEHPEALHLLGAVRFQQGRLGDAEPLMRRSIEHRPVPLALANYAAVLTGLGREHDALARLDEALAINPVHQRVLFQRAGLLGQLARYDDACAVYDRLLELTPGFADGYVKRSDMLRALGRHDEALADCDRSIALAGRSFDAMRGRGLALRELGRFRDAVDSYGHALAQTPGSAEVLFLRGVAYLDLHDPERALADFNAAIAASPTFIDAIFNSSIALEQLGRHDEALVRCDRVLAIDPRHARALANRGNAASHLERYRDAADSYARALDAEPRSTGVLCNYASALMRIERHDDARDMCDRALALDAGYVPAWFTRGRVQLETHRYEAALDDFARVIDATPRDKLAHFHKANALRALRRHDAARQAYADAIEIDPDYVLAHCMRAFLCLSIGDFEAGWAEYEWRWRDTQLDASRRTFAQPRWTHGMPLDGKTILLYPEQGLGDTLQFCRYVPLVKALGARVVLEAPVELKALFATLDGVDTLVARGEPLPPFDLHCPLLSLPLEFRTDLASIPAGVPYLAADPERVAQWRERLGAATRPRIGLVWSGNPLHLNDRNRSMTLADLLPLFDDRYEWISLQKVVRDEDRPVLDASAVRFVGDDLADFADTAALTALMDGIVSVDTSVAHLAGALGRPLALMIPHTPDFRWLLERDDSPWYPSARLFRQPAGGQWAPVVERIAAELPTLVGGGAR, translated from the coding sequence ATGACACCGAACGGGGAAGGGACGACACTCGCGAGCGCGCCGGTCGCGCCGGATCGCCGTCCGCCCGATACCGCGCAACTCGAACGGCTGCTCTTGCGCGCGCGCAAGGCGCACCACGAGGGCGCGCTGCTGCATGCGGAACACGCGTATACGGAATTGCTGACGCTCGATCCCGAGCATCCGGAGGCGCTGCACCTGCTCGGCGCGGTGCGCTTTCAGCAAGGGCGGCTCGGCGACGCCGAGCCGCTGATGCGGCGCTCGATCGAGCACCGGCCGGTGCCGCTCGCGCTCGCGAATTACGCGGCGGTGCTGACCGGGCTCGGGCGGGAGCACGACGCGCTCGCGCGTCTCGACGAAGCACTTGCGATCAACCCCGTTCATCAGCGCGTGCTGTTTCAGCGCGCGGGCCTGCTCGGGCAACTCGCCCGGTACGACGACGCATGCGCGGTCTACGATCGGCTGCTCGAGCTGACGCCCGGTTTTGCCGACGGCTATGTGAAGCGCAGCGACATGCTGCGCGCGCTCGGCCGTCATGACGAAGCGCTTGCCGATTGCGATCGATCGATCGCGCTGGCCGGGCGTTCGTTCGATGCGATGCGCGGGCGCGGCCTCGCGTTGCGCGAACTCGGCCGCTTCCGCGATGCGGTCGACAGCTATGGCCATGCGCTCGCGCAGACGCCCGGCAGCGCCGAAGTGCTGTTCCTGCGCGGTGTCGCGTATCTCGATCTGCACGACCCCGAGCGCGCGCTCGCGGATTTCAATGCGGCGATCGCGGCGAGCCCGACTTTCATCGATGCGATCTTCAACAGCTCGATCGCGCTCGAGCAGCTCGGCCGGCACGACGAAGCGCTCGTGCGCTGCGACCGCGTGCTCGCGATCGATCCGCGCCATGCGCGGGCACTGGCGAACCGCGGCAACGCGGCCAGCCACCTGGAACGCTATCGCGACGCGGCCGACAGCTATGCGCGTGCGCTCGACGCGGAGCCGCGCAGCACCGGTGTGCTGTGCAACTACGCGAGCGCGCTGATGCGCATCGAACGTCACGACGATGCGCGCGACATGTGCGACCGTGCGCTCGCGCTCGATGCGGGCTACGTGCCTGCGTGGTTCACGCGCGGCCGCGTGCAGCTCGAGACGCACCGCTACGAGGCTGCGCTCGACGATTTCGCGCGGGTGATCGACGCGACGCCGCGCGACAAGCTCGCGCATTTTCATAAAGCCAACGCCCTGCGTGCGCTGCGGCGGCACGACGCCGCGCGGCAGGCCTATGCGGACGCGATCGAGATCGATCCCGATTACGTGCTCGCGCACTGCATGCGTGCGTTCCTGTGCCTGTCGATCGGCGATTTCGAAGCGGGGTGGGCCGAGTATGAATGGCGTTGGCGCGATACGCAGCTCGATGCAAGCCGGCGCACGTTCGCGCAGCCGCGCTGGACACACGGGATGCCGCTCGACGGCAAGACGATCCTGCTGTACCCGGAACAGGGGCTCGGCGACACGCTGCAGTTCTGCCGCTATGTCCCCCTCGTGAAAGCGCTCGGCGCACGCGTCGTGCTCGAAGCGCCGGTCGAACTGAAGGCGCTGTTCGCGACGCTCGACGGCGTCGATACGCTCGTCGCGCGCGGCGAGCCGCTGCCGCCGTTCGACCTGCATTGCCCGCTGCTGAGCCTGCCGCTCGAATTCCGCACGGATCTCGCATCGATTCCGGCCGGCGTGCCGTATCTCGCCGCCGACCCCGAGCGTGTCGCGCAGTGGCGCGAGCGGCTCGGCGCGGCCACGCGGCCGCGCATCGGCCTCGTGTGGTCCGGCAACCCGCTGCACCTGAACGACCGCAACCGCTCGATGACGCTCGCGGATCTGCTGCCGCTGTTCGACGACCGTTACGAGTGGATCAGCCTGCAGAAGGTGGTTCGCGACGAGGATCGCCCGGTGCTCGACGCGAGCGCGGTGCGCTTCGTCGGCGACGATCTTGCGGACTTCGCCGATACGGCGGCGCTGACTGCGCTGATGGACGGCATCGTCAGCGTCGATACGTCCGTCGCGCACCTCGCTGGCGCGCTCGGCCGCCCGCTCGCGCTGATGATCCCGCATACGCCCGATTTCCGCTGGTTGCTCGAACGGGACGACAGCCCGTGGTATCCGTCAGCGCGCCTGTTCCGCCAGCCGGCGGGCGGGCAGTGGGCACCTGTCGTCGAGCGGATCGCGGCCGAGTTGCCGACGCTCGTCGGCGGAGGCGCGCGATGA
- the gspI gene encoding type II secretion system minor pseudopilin GspI — MCDDRTDYNRHARGGSRTARAPERGFTLIEVLIALAIVAVALGAVMRAIGALASDTDMARMRLLALWSADNALGEIRIASTWPSVGTNTFACPQGRYRFVCRQSVAALPSPLVRRVTVSVYPSASSRNVLAEVVTVIQNEARH, encoded by the coding sequence ATGTGCGACGACAGAACCGACTACAACCGCCATGCGCGCGGTGGATCGCGCACGGCGCGGGCGCCGGAACGGGGATTCACGCTGATCGAGGTGCTGATCGCGCTGGCGATCGTCGCTGTGGCGCTGGGCGCCGTGATGCGCGCGATCGGCGCGCTCGCGTCGGATACCGACATGGCGCGCATGCGCCTGCTCGCGTTATGGAGCGCCGACAACGCGCTCGGCGAGATCCGCATCGCCTCGACCTGGCCGTCCGTCGGCACCAACACGTTTGCCTGCCCGCAGGGGCGCTACCGGTTCGTGTGCCGCCAGTCGGTGGCCGCGCTGCCGAGCCCGCTCGTGCGTCGCGTGACGGTGAGCGTGTATCCGTCCGCGTCGAGCCGGAACGTGCTCGCCGAAGTCGTCACGGTGATCCAGAATGAAGCGCGCCACTGA
- a CDS encoding tetratricopeptide repeat protein — MTVEHRHDAHAGVSGIDARGERQSAAILSRAQNWHSAGRFDDAAREYLAVLEKEPDNPQALHLYGILQFQRGAADDAEALLRQSIAIAPGTRVLSDLGAIAGERGRIGEALEHFAAALRTTPDDVQTLVRRGNTLLGLRRHDDALASFDRALAVSPLVLDALCNRGSALRALRRFDEALDTYDRALMVDPRSFESWFNRGLVLREMQRPADALQCFERASAIRPGMAAIMAERGRTLIDLDRPGEALDAFNEAIAADPGRIDVLYNSAVALERLGRADEALARCERVLGFDPDHVRAHASRGNALLQLKRHDDALAAYARALALDPHSAETLCNRGTALRYLKRYDDALASYDAALARDARFAEAWTNRSSVLQDLHRYDEAMASLDRAIALRPDHATNWLNRGNLHFETARTDDALAAYDRAIALQPDYAEAHFARASLYLIDGDFVRGWPEYEWRMRDAQLARHYRPFTQPAWQGDTPLDGRTVLIHAEQGFGDTLQFCRYVPLVAERGARVVFEVQPQLRALMASLPGTAHVIARGDPLPAFDCQTPLLSLPHAFRTEEATIPQPGAYLHADPQRTRQWDALLGARRRPRIGIAWAGNPEHRNDHNRSIDFSRLAPLFDLDVDWISLQKPVRERDAALLAAALVRRVDDELGDFSDTAALIGALDLVIAVDSAVAHLAGALGHAVWVLLPDPAEWRWMRTRGDSPWYPSARLFRQAAPGDWTGAIDAVRAAIEPMTR, encoded by the coding sequence GTGACGGTCGAGCACCGGCATGATGCACACGCGGGCGTGTCGGGAATCGACGCGCGCGGAGAACGGCAATCGGCGGCGATCCTGAGCCGCGCACAAAACTGGCACAGCGCCGGGCGATTCGACGACGCCGCGCGCGAATATCTCGCGGTGCTCGAGAAGGAGCCGGACAATCCCCAGGCATTGCACCTGTACGGCATCCTGCAGTTCCAGCGCGGTGCGGCGGACGATGCCGAAGCGTTGCTGCGCCAGTCGATCGCGATCGCACCCGGCACGCGCGTGCTGTCGGATCTCGGCGCGATCGCCGGCGAGCGCGGCCGCATCGGCGAGGCGCTCGAGCATTTCGCGGCCGCGCTGCGAACGACGCCCGACGACGTGCAGACGCTCGTGCGCCGCGGCAACACGCTGCTCGGGCTGCGCCGCCATGACGACGCGCTGGCGTCGTTCGACCGCGCGCTCGCGGTATCGCCGCTGGTGCTCGATGCGCTGTGCAATCGCGGCAGCGCGCTGCGTGCGCTGCGTCGCTTCGACGAGGCGCTCGATACCTACGATCGCGCGCTGATGGTCGACCCGCGTTCGTTCGAATCGTGGTTCAACCGCGGCCTCGTACTGCGCGAGATGCAGCGGCCGGCCGATGCGCTGCAGTGCTTCGAGCGCGCCAGCGCGATCCGGCCCGGCATGGCCGCGATCATGGCCGAGCGCGGCCGCACGCTGATCGATCTCGATCGGCCGGGCGAGGCACTCGACGCATTCAATGAAGCGATCGCGGCCGATCCCGGGCGGATCGACGTGCTGTACAACAGCGCGGTCGCGCTCGAGCGGCTCGGCCGCGCGGACGAAGCGCTCGCCCGCTGCGAGCGCGTGCTGGGTTTCGATCCGGATCATGTCCGCGCCCATGCGAGCCGCGGCAACGCATTGCTGCAGCTCAAGCGCCACGACGACGCGCTGGCTGCCTATGCGCGTGCGCTGGCGCTCGATCCGCACTCGGCGGAGACCTTGTGCAATCGCGGCACCGCGTTGCGTTACCTGAAGCGTTACGACGACGCGCTGGCCAGCTACGACGCCGCGCTTGCGCGCGACGCGCGGTTCGCCGAAGCGTGGACCAACCGCAGCAGCGTGCTGCAGGACCTGCATCGCTACGACGAAGCGATGGCGTCGCTCGACCGCGCGATCGCGCTGCGCCCCGATCACGCGACGAACTGGCTCAACCGCGGCAACCTCCATTTCGAAACGGCGCGCACGGACGATGCGCTTGCCGCGTACGACCGCGCGATCGCGCTGCAACCCGACTACGCCGAAGCGCATTTCGCGCGCGCGTCGCTGTATCTGATCGACGGCGATTTCGTGCGCGGCTGGCCCGAGTACGAATGGCGGATGCGCGATGCGCAGCTTGCGCGGCACTACCGGCCGTTCACGCAGCCGGCGTGGCAGGGCGACACGCCGCTCGACGGCCGGACCGTGCTGATTCATGCGGAGCAGGGGTTCGGCGACACGCTGCAGTTCTGCCGCTATGTGCCCCTGGTGGCGGAACGTGGCGCGCGGGTCGTGTTCGAGGTGCAGCCGCAGTTGCGCGCGCTGATGGCGTCGCTGCCTGGCACGGCCCACGTGATCGCGCGCGGCGACCCGTTGCCGGCGTTCGACTGCCAGACGCCGTTGTTGAGCCTGCCGCATGCGTTTCGCACGGAAGAAGCGACGATTCCGCAACCGGGCGCCTATCTGCATGCCGACCCGCAGCGCACGCGCCAGTGGGACGCGCTGCTCGGCGCGCGTCGGCGGCCACGGATCGGGATTGCCTGGGCCGGCAATCCGGAGCACCGGAACGATCACAACCGGTCGATCGATTTCTCGCGGCTCGCGCCGCTGTTCGATCTCGACGTCGACTGGATCAGCCTGCAAAAGCCCGTGCGCGAACGCGACGCGGCGCTGCTCGCGGCCGCGCTGGTGCGCCGCGTCGACGACGAACTCGGCGACTTCTCGGACACGGCCGCGCTGATCGGCGCACTGGATCTCGTGATCGCAGTCGATTCCGCCGTCGCGCATCTGGCGGGTGCGCTGGGCCACGCGGTCTGGGTGCTGCTGCCCGATCCGGCGGAGTGGCGCTGGATGCGCACGCGCGGCGACAGCCCGTGGTATCCGTCCGCGCGGCTGTTCCGGCAGGCGGCGCCGGGTGACTGGACGGGCGCGATCGATGCGGTGCGTGCCGCGATCGAGCCGATGACACGTTAG